In the genome of Mogibacterium neglectum, the window ATCTGCTGCGTCATTTCAGGAGACAACTCGCGTATTGACAGACGCTGCAGTTAAGGGTAAGACAGACCATCTGGACGGACTCAAGGAGAACGTGATGATTGGTAAGCTGATTCCAGCCGGAACTGGCATGAAACGCTACGGAGCAGTTGAGGTTGATTACGGTGACAATGAACCTCTAATGAACTCGAGCTACGATGACGAGAACATGGTTCTTAAGATGCCATCGGCTAATGTGCAGCCACAGGCAACAGCACCGCTATACGATGGGATTGAGGAATAAATAGAGGCTTGATAAAGCTGTAATCCTAGCAAATTAATCATATATAATAAAATAGCCGATGCATTGACAATTCAGTGCATCGGCTGTTATAATGTATAGGTTCAATATACTAAGCGGAGACTGTCTATATGGTCACTGCTTATTTGGATGAGTTAATTTTATAAGAAAGGAGACAATAATGCCTACTATTAACCAATTAGTTCGTCAGGGCAGAAAGAGTGCAGTTAAGAAGTCAGGTTCCCCAGCTCTCGGTAAGAACATGAACAACCTTAAGAAGACTCTTACTGATGTAAATTCGCCTCAGAAGAGGGGAGTATGCGTTGCAGTTAAGACTGTAACTCCTAAGAAGCCTAACTCGGCGCTGAGAAAAGTTGCCAGAGTTCGCTTGACTAACGGTATCGAAGTAACAGCATATATTCCTGGAATTGGTCACAACCTGCAGGAGC includes:
- the rpsL gene encoding 30S ribosomal protein S12 — encoded protein: MPTINQLVRQGRKSAVKKSGSPALGKNMNNLKKTLTDVNSPQKRGVCVAVKTVTPKKPNSALRKVARVRLTNGIEVTAYIPGIGHNLQEHSVVLIRGGRVKDLPGVRYHIVRGTLDAAGVSGRGQGRSKYGAKRPKK